In Brachypodium distachyon strain Bd21 chromosome 5, Brachypodium_distachyon_v3.0, whole genome shotgun sequence, the genomic window CGTGTCCTTTCACGGAAAGCCCCGTATGTACTTGTTCGACACATGGACACGCgagcatatatgcatgtaaaCTATTGGTTTTGTCAACTGTATACTACTGTGATACGAATCTCGCATGATAATAAAATCGCCTCCTTCCTGCCGAACGTCGGAAGAAACGTCGGTGCTGTAACACATGGGCAGGTTGTTAGTACGAAAATGTTAGGCCTGCAGTGCACGAGTGCATGCAGGATGCGATCGGCTTCCAGTCGGAGAGAAAAGATTAATTTCCCGGAAAGAACGAACGAAACAATCAATCCATAGAGGTCGAGCCAAGGGGTACATTCTTCATCTTCAGTTAGGCGCAATTGCGATATCTCACGCAAAAGGGTTGACCGCCTCTGCGTACACACACACTCACGCGGCAATCTGAATCCACCAATCGTTCTTCATTCTGCATTAAGACGATTTAGCATTCGGTAAATATATTCCGCATTAATGGTGTTCTCCTTGTCGGAGGTTGCAGCGCACACATGATCGCACCACCCATGGTTCGGCCGGTGAGGCGCGAGATCTCAGTAGTCAAAATAAGGCCCTGTCAGCCAGTGTACAGTACAAGGAAAGCGTCTTCCGAACGCATGGCATGAGCAGCAGCATGTGAGAGTTGACCCTCAGACGAATTCCACGGCTTTCTCGTGGCGAAGCTACACCCCATGACCCCAGCTCGCGAGCGGAACGCTCAAAGCACAGCTGATTAGTTGAAGCTCGCGATTTACTCATAATACAAAGCTTGAAACACACAACGAAAATTTGGACTACTAGTCGGCACTTTGCTCTTCTTAGAATCAACCAAACCTTTTTGGTTAATAGGCGGTGTTTTCGGTCACCCATCCGGTCCGAAATTGGTTTATTCCAGCGATGAACATGTGATCCTTGTTGCATTTGCAGAAACATAAATGTGTACAGTATTACTTTatcatctttaaaaaaatgattaaaatcCAGTCCGGTAAATGGTTGGAACAATCTGGATctggattttttattttattttttgtaaatttggCTGACTGGTGCAACAATCGGTTTTGCATGCAAGGAGACATTTTTTGACATTTCGTCGAGGTTTTCTCCTTGGCATGCTGGTATATCTGGAAGTCTCACTTTTAAGATTCTTTCAGATATGGACATGGTTTCATTCATGATATCCTCCGCATGAGGTGTTGGCGGAGCATGCTAATCAATCGTAAAGATGGATATAACTCATGTAACTTGACGTGGGTGACCTTTTTGATAGTGGTTTTAGCCTAACTAGAAAGTTGTTACAAGTGCGGGACTAGTAAGCAGTAAGATCGAAGAAAACAGTTCAAAAATGTTCTTTTTGTCGTAAATAAGATTGTTTATAAACTTGCCAAGGATATGTGTTTGGTGTGAAAATATATACTCGGTTTTGTCGATACAGATGCAACAGGGATCAGTGTATCTCGTTTCTAGAGCAAACCCTAAAtctccaaacaaaaatatccaAATTACAttttgaataaataaataaataagcaAATCAATTTGAGTGGGACGCTGCTTGCATCCTGTTTGGTGAGGAAGGTAGCCTCGGCCAGCTAGAAAATCGGTGCCCAACCAGGAGAGCCACGTCGGCGAGAAGAGAAAAGTGAATATTTTGGCGAGCCACACCTCGGTAGCTAGAAATTCACGACCGGAGGAAGCTCCAGACTCCAGAAGTCCAGAGGCACCCTCAATTTCCCCAGCTCCCTTTTCTCAAGCCCCGTCCCCGGTCACCACCTCACTTCGTGCTCCTCTCCCGGTCTCCCCCAAGTTCCCTTCCTCTGCGATCCCAGGACCCTCGGCGACTAGGTCGTCACCACGGCGTCCCCGCCTCTCACGCGCGTCGCCTCCATCGCCGTCCCCGTTCTTCCTCGGTTGCGGTACCAGGTgaggtttttttctttcatccAGCGGTTACGTAAATCCCGCTGACCTTCACAATTTCTGGGTGTGCCAGCGCACACGCTCTAGATCCGCCCCCTGGCCGCGCGGCTGCTTGCCTCTCTGATTGATTTCCGATTGAGGAACGTGCTTTCTGCGTGTGTGGCTGGATGAATGGGATTTTGCAGGAGAAAAATGAGGAAGGAGTTGCAGAATAAGCAGTGGCCTGCTTGGTTGAAACCCTTTTTCGAATCACACACGTAATTCAGTTTTGTTAGCCAAAACTAGCGGTGTGCAGATGTACTCATGTACACCCTTGTATCGCTGTAGCTCCGCTCCTGGGTATGACGCCAATTTCTTCCTCGTTTCGGGGTTTTATGCTGCATTTTCCCTTTCGTTTTGGCTCCTGATTCATGGGTTAACCAGGGAGTGAAATTTAAATGAGTATAGACCCAATGCTTGTTCTTCGTGATTATTGCAACATGAAATTTTCTATGTATTATTAGCCTATGAATGTCAGAACGTGTGATCGCAGAGTTGGGGCCGGGACAATTTTGACTTTGCTGGAACCACTTTGAATTGGCTACATCACTTTTGCAGGTATGGACATCGCGAGACGCAAACCTAATTTCGTGGGAAAGGTCGCTGTGGCTGCCGCCCTCACTGTCATGTGCATACTTGTATTGAAACAGTCTCCTGGTTTCGGCGGTACTAGTGTGGTATGTGCTCTCTCACCAACTTGCCTATGTCACTGTCACTTGCTGATGAGTTGGCAACTTGGCATTGTCATGATTCTTCCTTTCTGCCTTGATTTTATTGTCATCATTCAAGTTCCACATGGAACATTAATATATTGATTCCATGAGGAAAAGTGCCAGTAAGGTGATCAGAAGAAACATCTCAATCTGCCATCTAATTTTTACTGTCAATTGTCCgtcctctttttttctgagGTATTTTCCCAGTTTTAGATTAAGTACAGTCATGATTCCATACAAGGACAGCaatttttctagaaaaaaatgagACTGCCATTCAACCTACTAGTTTACAATTATTTACTTTTGCAATTTCACTCTTTCAAACTGGAGAGTTTTTCTTGATGTATTGACCTGTCCTGCAGTTCTCTCGCCATGAAACTGGGGTGACTCATGTGCTGGTGACAGGAGGTGCTGGATACATCGGCTCGCATGCTACCCTTCGTCTCCTTACGGACAATTACCGAGTTACCATTGTGGTAAATTTCTTATCCTAATTTGTGTTTTTATTCCTaactgtgttttttttttgtattttataGCATTTTCTGCCATCTGATCTTCACAGGATAACCTTTCTAGAGGGAACATGGGGGCTGTCAGAGTTCTTCAACGGTTATTTCCAGAACCTGGGAGGCTTCAATTTATATACACTGATTTAGGCGATCCGAAAGCTGTATCCTTTGTCCTTAGAAAATGAACTTGATCACTATAGTTAGTTTTCCATACGTACATCTATGCCTTGGTGAGGTCTGTTTTGCACTTAACAGATTATCAGGTGAACAAAATGTTTTCTGAGAACGCATTCGATGCTGTTATGCACTTTGCTGCTGTTGCTTATGTTGGTGAGAGCACGCAGGAGCCACTCAGGTAGGATGTTTAATGCACGCATGTGATATGCCAGTGTCCTTGTTTTGCTCAGAATACTCATGCTAGAAAGCTAAGCACTAGATGATTCTTGAAATAGAGGTCATTTTGTTGTGTACCTTCCTGTGTAATATTTAGGCACAAAGTAAATTTGTTTTCCTCTATTGTTGGAACAAACTGCCAACTATGGCCATCTGTATGCCTATTATAGCaattaaatgaaaaataaatgtgAATACAGGTCATCTATTTTTGGCATTTTTCTTAATAACTCATTGTCAAATAATGTATGCTAACACTGACTGTCTGGTGTAACAGGTACTACCACAACATAACATCAAATACTTTGACAGTGCTTGAGGCAATGGCAGCATATAATGTAAAAACTTTGATTTACTCGAGTACTTGCGCAACATATGGTGAGCCTGACACAATGCCTATTACCGAAACAACTCCTCAGGTTGGCTTCTTGGTGCATGCACTTTTCTTTACCAAAATACACTACCTGTTAATGATCTGATGCTAAATAATTCTGTTGCCATGCAGAATCCTATCAATCCATATGGGAAGGCAAAGAAGATGTCAGAGGACATAATTTTAGATTTCTCAAAGAAATCGGACATGGCTGTCATGATCTTAAGGTTTGTCTCTTAGCATAGACTACTAAACTATAATCCATAGAGAAAACTcacttttcatttcttttggaTTAGATACTTCAATGTTATTGGATCAGACCCTGAGGGACGCCTTGGGGAAGCTCCGAGGCCAGAGTTGCGTGAGCACGGAAGGATTTCTGGTGCTTGTTTCGATGCAGCATCAGGAACCATTCCAGGGCTAAAGGTATACTCTACATGCTCATTCTGGCAAACATCAGTTTGAAATTACAAAATAATCACGGTATATGGCTTTCTATCTCCCCTTTCAGGTTCGAGGAACTGACTACCCGACTGCTGATGGAACTTGCATAAGGGACTACATAGATGTCACAGATCTTGTTGATGCTCATGTCAAAGCTCTTGGTAAAGCAGAGCCTAAAAAAGTTGGAATCTACAATGTTGGCACAGGGCAAGGTTGTTGAACGATCAATAATCACATCAACAAAGCACAT contains:
- the LOC100836931 gene encoding probable UDP-arabinose 4-epimerase 2, translated to MDITHLEIHDRRKLQTPEVQRHPQFPQLPFLKPRPRSPPHFVLLSRSPPSSLPLRSQDPRRLGRHHGVPASHARRLHRRPRSSSVAVPGMDIARRKPNFVGKVAVAAALTVMCILVLKQSPGFGGTSVFSRHETGVTHVLVTGGAGYIGSHATLRLLTDNYRVTIVDNLSRGNMGAVRVLQRLFPEPGRLQFIYTDLGDPKAVNKMFSENAFDAVMHFAAVAYVGESTQEPLRYYHNITSNTLTVLEAMAAYNVKTLIYSSTCATYGEPDTMPITETTPQNPINPYGKAKKMSEDIILDFSKKSDMAVMILRYFNVIGSDPEGRLGEAPRPELREHGRISGACFDAASGTIPGLKVRGTDYPTADGTCIRDYIDVTDLVDAHVKALGKAEPKKVGIYNVGTGQGRSVHEFVEACKMATGATIKVELLSRRPGDYAEVYSDPSKIRDELNWTARHTDLRESLATAWKWQKTHPGGYGLT